The Pseudomonadota bacterium genome contains a region encoding:
- a CDS encoding thiazole synthase: MGDTLRIGPHELRSRLIVGTGKYRDLEQAKACLKASGADVVTVALRRVDLSAKGSESLLAMLQHEGFTLLPNTAGCYTVEDAVRVCRLAREIGIAGMVKLEVLGDSKTLFPDVPATLKAAELLLGEGFTVLPYTNDDPVTAKRLEELGCAAVMPLAAPIGSGLGIRNPYNIELILQSAKVPIIVDAGVGTASDASKAMELGCAGVLMNTAIAGAADPVRMARAMRLAVEAGREAFLAGRIPRRLYATASSPIEGVIGSARAH; encoded by the coding sequence ATGGGAGATACCCTCAGGATCGGCCCACACGAGTTGCGTTCTCGGCTTATCGTGGGTACCGGCAAGTACAGAGACCTCGAGCAGGCCAAGGCGTGCCTGAAGGCATCCGGCGCCGACGTGGTCACCGTGGCGCTCAGGCGGGTGGACTTGTCTGCCAAGGGCTCTGAATCGCTTTTGGCCATGCTCCAGCACGAGGGGTTCACGCTGCTGCCCAACACGGCCGGCTGCTATACGGTAGAGGATGCTGTGCGCGTGTGCCGCTTGGCGCGTGAGATCGGCATCGCAGGCATGGTCAAGCTCGAGGTGCTCGGCGATTCGAAGACCCTGTTTCCCGACGTTCCAGCGACCCTGAAGGCGGCCGAGCTACTCTTGGGCGAGGGTTTTACGGTGCTTCCTTACACGAACGACGACCCGGTGACAGCGAAGCGGCTGGAGGAACTCGGCTGTGCGGCCGTGATGCCCCTGGCAGCTCCTATTGGCAGTGGGCTCGGTATTCGCAACCCGTACAATATCGAGCTGATCTTGCAGTCGGCCAAGGTTCCCATCATTGTCGATGCCGGCGTGGGCACGGCTTCCGACGCGTCGAAGGCCATGGAGCTCGGATGCGCCGGCGTGCTGATGAACACAGCGATCGCGGGAGCCGCCGATCCGGTGCGCATGGCGCGGGCCATGCGGCTTGCGGTCGAGGCTGGCCGTGAGGCGTTCTTGGCCGGCCGCATACCGCGACGTTTGTACGCGACCGCGTCGAGCCCCATCGAGGGAGTAATCGGCTCCGCGCGGGCCCACTAG
- the thiS gene encoding sulfur carrier protein ThiS, whose protein sequence is MWVDFNGKRLEVKPETTVRELLVQTSLADGPVAVELNHTIVPRSEHTTTMLAEGDRLEVVHFVGGG, encoded by the coding sequence ATGTGGGTGGACTTCAACGGTAAGCGGCTCGAGGTCAAGCCGGAGACCACGGTTCGCGAGCTGCTCGTCCAAACCAGCCTGGCGGACGGCCCCGTTGCCGTCGAGCTGAACCATACCATCGTACCGAGGAGCGAGCACACGACAACCATGCTCGCGGAGGGCGACCGGTTGGAAGTCGTCCACTTCGTGGGCGGAGGCTAA